A stretch of DNA from Cyanobium sp. AMD-g:
GGGCGAAGGCGGCCGAGAGCAGCAGGCCCAGCACGGCGCAGGCGGCCCCCAGCCCGGCGGCCAGGACCACATAGGTGTCGAAGCGGCGGCTCACCAGCCGCGAGGCGCAGGCGGGGATGACCACGAAGGCGCTGATCAGCAGCACCCCCACCGCTTTGACCGAGATGGCCACCACCACGGCCAGCAGGATCAGGAACAGCAGCCGGTGCACGGAGACCGCGACCCCTCGGGAACGGGCCAGGGGTTCGTCGAGGGTGAGCAGCACCTGGTCGCGCCGGGTGAGGGCGAGGTAGCCGGTGGTGACGACAAGCAGAAGCCCGATCAGGCCGAGGTCGAGCCAGGTGACCCCCAGGATGTCGCCGAAGAGCAGCTGCTGGATGCCGCCCTTGTAGACCCGCAGCAGGCTCAGGGCCACCACGGCCATGGCCAGCGATGAGGAGTAGACGATGTTCAGCAGGGCATCCGCCGGCAGGCGGCTGCGTTGCACCAGCTGGTTCGTCATCAGGGCGAAGAGCACCGCAAAGGGGATCAGCACCAGGGTGGGATCGATGCCCAGCAGGATGCCCAGGGTGATGCCGAGCAGGGCGGAATGCCCCAGGGCATCACTGAAGAAGGAGAGCTGGCGCAGCACCGCGAAACTGCCCAGCACGCCGCCGAGGGCGCCGCTCAACAGCCCGCCGAGAAGGGCCCGCTGCATGAACGGCAGCTGCAGCAGGTCCACCAGGGTCGATCCCTCCGTCATGTCCATGGCCATCGGCCCAGGGTACCCAGGCTGCCCGGGCTCCCCTGATGTCAGGAGGCAGCGTGGGCCAGGGCCTCGCCGACCAGGGCCAGGGAAGCCGCCAGCAGCACCAGGCGACCGGCCCGACAGAACAGGCGTGAGGTGACGACGAAACCCATCGGGATCATTGGCGTGCTCCGGTTCAGGGCAAGGGGAAAAGGTTCAGCGGCTCGTCGTCTGCAGGGGGCGGAGGTCCGGCAGGGCCACGGAGAAGGCGGGGGATCCGTGGCGGGTCAGGGGCCAGCGCCGCACCCAGCAGCTGTCGGTTTCTTCGTCGATGCTGATGACCTGGTAAGTGCCGCCCTGGCGACTGCTCAGCTGTACGAAGCCGCCAGGGTGGGGAGCTGCGGAGGAATGGGGGGTGGGGTAAGGCATGGGTCAGACCACGCATCAGCCCCAAACGTAACAGAAAGTTGCAGAATCATTGACGGCAACCCCCTTGGTGTGCATTCCAAGTCACATGGTGGCCGTTCCGTCCCCATCAATGCGTAACCCCCTCGGGCCGGGCCCAAGGGGGTCACTGTGCGAAAGCAGTTGGGAGTTGATCGGTCTCCCTGCTCCACAAGATTGTTCTAGATCAGCAGTAACGGCTACAGCGCAGGCCTGCACATTCCTTCACAGGCCAGCTGCCGTTCGCGATCGGCTCACTCGTCGTCGTCGGAGCCGCCCACCGGCACCAGGCGAATCGCCTTGCGACCCAGCTTGATTTCGAACTCGTCGCCCGGCTCGAGGCCCAGCATGGCGGTGTAGGCCTTGCCCACCAGCAGGTTGCCGTTGAACTGAACCTTGGCGGTATAACCGAGTTTGCGGCCGGCCTTG
This window harbors:
- a CDS encoding metal ABC transporter permease; translation: MTEGSTLVDLLQLPFMQRALLGGLLSGALGGVLGSFAVLRQLSFFSDALGHSALLGITLGILLGIDPTLVLIPFAVLFALMTNQLVQRSRLPADALLNIVYSSSLAMAVVALSLLRVYKGGIQQLLFGDILGVTWLDLGLIGLLLVVTTGYLALTRRDQVLLTLDEPLARSRGVAVSVHRLLFLILLAVVVAISVKAVGVLLISAFVVIPACASRLVSRRFDTYVVLAAGLGAACAVLGLLLSAAFALPSGPSVVIAQLVGFLTALALAPWRGGPAVS